The Triticum aestivum cultivar Chinese Spring chromosome 5A, IWGSC CS RefSeq v2.1, whole genome shotgun sequence genomic sequence gccctccttaatgaccctctccttgaacgcttgagctacctcccccttgagcttccaccacttcgttctagcgactttggcacgcttatcccgctggacacgaatccgaaagcggaagtcaacaaccaccagcttatgttggggtacaacactctctccaggtatcaccttacattCTAGGCACGCacacctatcttctcttctcgagaggatgaaatcaatctggctagagtgttggccactactaaaagttactagatgtgattctctctttctaaagagggtgttagctacaatcatgttgtaggctagagcaaagcttaagacatcttctccttcttgattcctgatgccatatccaaaacccccatgcgccccttcaaaacctgtgttagatgtacccacgtggccattgaggtctcctcctaagaagagcttctcaccaatcggtacactcctaaccatgtcttccaggcctttccagaactccctcttggtgttctcattgtggcctacttacggggatacgcgctgataacattgagaaccaagtcctcaactaccagcttgaccaggataatccggtccccacgtctcttgacgtctaccactccatacttgaggctcttgttgatcaagatgcctacgacatttctgtttgcagccgtccccgtgtaccatagcttgaagccggtatcctccacctccttcgccttctgtcctctccatttggtttcttggacgcaaaggatatcaacacctctcctcaccgctgcatcaactatctcccggagcttccctgtcagagaccctacgttccagctacttaagcgaatcctcctaggctcggctagcttccttacccttcgcactcgtcgagtcaaatgcgaagacccttgctcattttcctctacatccgggcgccgatgtagcgcgccactaaggatgcgacgacccgatcctcgctcacttgccaccgtatccggatcaagatacgatGCACCacctggggggtgacggcccggcccttgcccattttccaccacacccggatTCCGACATGGCGCGTCGCTgggagggttacgccccaacgaatatcttttgggtttcatctccataagagtggctgagtttttacgttggcttgcCAAGCCTAtgacaaccctcctcctttacccgggcttgggaccggctatgttgagacaacataggcggagttaagCCCATGTGCAGGGGTTGTCCAGAAGATTTTCCACCTACCCCATGTGCACTAGGGTCAGAAGGCCCGTGTACATACGGTGTCTAGAGAGTTTTGCCTAGACCTCATGTGCACGGGGTAGCCAGCCAAGGGCCACATCTTAGGTTGGACTTGGCAATTTGGCGGTGGATAAACTTAGGTACACTAGTGTATATGGTTTGCAAGTTCCTCATATCTCATCCAAGTATCTTGACCCTCTTTAGAATGTGGTTAGTGACACTAATGACTTAAAGAAACCAAAAATAAATTTCAAGTTGTCGGAGAACCAGACAATTTCTTTTTAGAAGTGAGGTGGGGGGAAACCATCCTCTTTAAAATAACCCTCGAGGGACCAATCGCCTGAGATAAATTGTAGCAACCGTCATTAGTGTCACTAACCACATTATTATCACACCAAAACATCATTTAAGGATAAATGCACTTTCAACCTCCTCTTTTTTGCTGAACTGTTGACAATACGGCTAGAGCATGGCAAAAGATATAAACAATGAATAAGGCCATGCAACTATATTTATATAAGGAGCTCCCCCTCCATCTGTGCATGTATAGATATTGCTTGAAATGCAATACACACACAACAAGATGCCCCCTATATCAATATACAAATGCAATGAATACGAGTTAAGATCATGGTCTAATAAACTCATTGCATAAAGGCTTGACATGTGGTCAACAACACAACAAGGCGGTGCAAGGATGACATGCAAGAGGTGTAGCGAGAGAGCATAATAAGTGAGACAATGAGCATAGAGATATGACATGATATGAGCACACAGATAAATAACTGAGCATAGCATATCCAGTCACAACATAACAATAGCAATACCACATAGTCTTACACAAACATAAATAGTATCTCTCACAccacaatataaataaataaaagtaaGTAGCACAAGTCACATAAATACCAATAAAGAAGAGCAAGGCTTGAGATCTCCCAAATGCAGACGCTCCTAAATATAACAACCCCTAGCATCAAAACGCCAAATATGAAAAAAGTGATGCTAGAGTAATCCTAGACACATGAAGGGTCACTCACAACATCATCCTAATCATCGTCAAGGCGCCAACACGCCAAAGGATTATCAAACTATGTGGGAACACATCCTTTGATCATGGAGAACCTTCATGCACTGTACCAAATATGCCTTCTTAATGTGTTTATAGAACTTGACCCTATTGGTATCCTCATTTTGACTCCTAGGATAGGTTAGCACATCTTGAACAAACTGTCGACGATCTTGAACAAAGACTTCTTCTCATGCCTGGTGAAGCTAGCTGGAGCAGACACTTCTGGAGCATTAGGAGTACGGGCAGCCAAGGAGCAACCTATGTGTAGGTGGCCATATCCTTTGGTATATGGGGTTGTGCCCCTTCTTGGGAGGAGAACCCTCGAGTTGACATGATACATGAGGACTGGAGGAACGATTGTGCTTGGACAACGAGGTGCGGTAAGACGCAATAGCAGCCCGTGGACAGATAATCTCGATCAATGCGTGAATAAATGATGCATAGATGCATGAGTGCCGCATAAGCACACATTGTGGAATCTCATGAAATATGAAGTAAAGCACATCCACCTTCTTCTTGTCTTGTGCATAGACAAAGAAATCGATAGTGGTACTTCTCGTCAGATGAGAATCTCCAGCTTTAAAAGCTAGAGTGTacaagagatgaagcataaagtGGCATACACATGTATCAAGTCGGTCCAAATATGCGGGATTGGCCTTAGTTTTGGTTGAGTTCAGGATGTCGGGGCTGTTGTCCGGACATCCGTAAACCTTCCCAACTTTGCTTTTGGATTACGAAAATCGAGACATGTAGAGCAGCCTGCGGCCGTTTGATGCACGGCGTTGGACGTCACAAAATGTTCAGATCGCGAGGCCCGGATATTTAACGGACGGTGGTAGAGATACCCCGAGAAAGTAGACCTTTTGCTTTGCTCGACAGTAACAATTCAGGCACACGATAGCAGTCAGTCGATTTCAACGGTCAGTAGGCGACGGACAGCGACTCGCACCGAGGGCGCGAGGGGCGGCAGGCAAGCACGGAACCACCTCGCGACACGCGGCTCCCACCACAGAGAGAGCACCGAGAGCCAAAGCGGAAAAAAGGGAGAAATCTTGTGcaccgcccccctccccctccccccatggGCAAGAACAAAACCAACTTTCCTTTGCGGCTGCCCACGGTCGTCTTCCACAACCTCCACTCCCTTCGCGCAGCCGCTACCCAGCTTCCGCTCCCTGCCTCAGCACCAGCCTAACCCGGCAGACGCCAAGGTCAAGCAACCGAGCGCATAAAGCAAGCTCAGGAGCCAGAACCTTCCTCGATCGACCAGCCACAGTCGGGCGGAACAAGAATCAGGGCGACGACGCCGGGGGTTCTCCGCTTTCCGACGGCAAGCGAGGTGGCAGTGGCACCGGAGGGATGGGCCTTTCGGCGGTGAGGCGTAACACGCCGCTCTTCTCCAAGTCGCCGGCGTCCCTGCTGCTGCTCTCCAAGCTGCTCACCCTCTACTGTTGAGCTCCCGGCGGGCGGCTGTTCCCTTCTTCTCGGTCGAGCGAGTCATCCATCCATGGGCGCCGTGGGGTCGTCCGCGAGCCGGGGCGGGGGCACGGCGCTGGGGGACCTGCCGGAGAACTGCGTCGCCGAGGTGATGCTCAGGCTGAACCCGACGGAGATCTGCGGGATGGCGCGGCTCAGCCGCACCTTCCGCGCCGCCGCGTCCGGGGACGCCGTCTGGGAGGCCAAGCTGCCGCGCAACTACgcgcgcctcctcgccgccgccgccggagacgagGAGGCCGCCGCGTTGGAggcggaggccatccccaagaaggagGTGTACGCGCGGCTCTCCCGCCGCAACTCCCTCGACGGCGGCACCAAGGTGTGTACTTTGTCCCATCTTTGCGGTGAACATCGCCACTGTATCTGTTAAAAATATTGAAAATTTCCCCGCAATTTCTTTTAAAAATTTATGACAAAACCTTGTGCAAATCAGTATGCCTGCAAATTAATAGAACTGCGGGGATTTGAGTTTTGTTTGGGGGTATTGTTTGTGTTAATAAAGGTGCAGCAATATGAGTTTATTTTGGGGTGAAGTTTGTGTTACTAAAGTGCAGGAATTTGAGTTTAAAATAAGGTTTACGGAGAAGTCTGATTAGTTTCAACGCCGATTTTGAAGATGAACTTGTTTGATTAATTTGTTCTGTTTTCCTTGAATTACTGTTTGCTAATTTGTTATTGCTACTGCAAATGAAATTCAGTATCTGGTTCATTGTGCAGGAGTTCTGGCTCGACAAGGCTGGTGGAGGCACCTGCATGACAATTTATTCGAGGGCGCTTTCGATAACAGGCATCGATGACAGGAGATACTGGAACTTCATTCCAAATGATGAATCAAGGTGCTTTCATCAAAACCAAATACAACAGCTTATAATGGGCCTCATTAATAGAAACTTCATGCCATGACttctttcttttttgtttgtgGATGAGTATCTGAAGTTCTGAACTCCGGGTGCGTATCGCCGAAGCTGAGCAGCACTTCCCGCTATTCGTAGTGCTCACTTGTCGTATGTTATAGCCACTTAATAAGAACACCAAATAGTGCAAACTACATCAACTCTCCCTGTGTTCAACTCGTGTTACAAGTTGCAACTGACAGTTAGTTAGCTTGTCTTGATAATAAAAGCGAAAAGAAGGCGGGATTGTGAACAACACACTACTTCCACATGTCACCAACTAGGGGTGTGATTATCTGCAGTGGCCTCTGAAATGTATGCCAGTTGGGACATGATAAGCAGTAGTGGTTTCTGATGATGCATTGGTGCCTTTCATGTGAGATAATTGAGCATGTTTGCTTTGTTAATCATGCCTTTCATGTGAGATAATTGAGCATGTTTGCTTTACTGGCATACAACGACAACGCATATCCATTTCAAATACGGTACAAGTGTGTGTGGTTATAGAGCCACAATGTTCCAAACATTTGGCAGATAAGAGAAGTCCTGATAAGCATGTTGCTTTTTCTGCAGGTTCCGTTCGGTTGCTTATCTGTCGCAAATCTGGTGGTTTGAAGTCAGAGGGGAGGTTGAGTTCTGCTTCCCAGAAGGTACATACAGCCTGTTTTTCCGAATTCATCTAGGCAGGCCTTTCAAGCGGCTCGGTCGCCGGGTTTACAGTGCCGAGCACATCCATGGGTGGGACGTCAAGCCGGTGCGCTTCCAGCTATCGACTTCGGACGGGCAGCAGGCCCAGTCCAAGTGTTACCTAACTGATCCAGGTGTCTGGATCTATCATCATGTCGGCGATTTCGTCGTGAAGGACTCGAACGAGCCACTGAATATCCAGTTTGCAATGGTTCAGATAGATTGCACACACACAAAAGGAGGCCTGTGTATGGATTCAGTGGTTATAAAACCCAAATGCCTTGCGCGGAAAAAGGGAACTGGAAGTTATGAGTAGATTTAGTGAGCACATTAAGCTCGATATCTATAGAAACTATATGGTTTTGCTTACTTCCTCCGTCGTGTGCTTGCGGCTGTCGGTATTTTTTCAATCCTGTAATGTAAATGTAATTGGAGGGGTGAGTGATCTTTTATTTCCTCTTGTCCCTATAGGAGCATCAAGCATGTCACACCTTGTAAATTGTGAGTTTGTGACAGATCTACATGTTTGCCTTTGCTATGTTCTGTGGCACCTGATCCTTGTGTTCCAAaccttggttgaatcaaattccccTCAACTTCCTTTCTGGTCCAACAAATCAAACAACAATACAAGAAATGTTTCAAGGATTTGAAACTATACAAATCCTATATACTTAAATAGTTTATCTTCACTAACTCAATTATCTTAACATGCAATTATGTCAACTCAGTATGCCACCATGTATGTCCCATAAAATTTAATCCTGTTAACATGTAACTATGTCAACCCACCATGAGACTATGCAGGGAAAGGACCACCTTAGCATGCACCTTGCATGCTATTTATATTCGATTTTTTGTACAACAATAAAAATAATCAAATATAATAAACTATATGCACTTTTGTTTTAGTCCTCATACTAAAGTTTTGTACCGCCAATTTTCATAGAAATAACTGCATCGAATTCAAAGCAAAGAGGCCCTGAATAGCAAAACAAAAACACCGGTGGAAAATTGTTTGTTGGGGACATGTCATTCCTTTGGGGCGTGTGGGTGGGGATGGGGTGTGCTCATGACAACATAGCCATTGCACAAAGGACGGCCTGTTCTGGTGCTAAACACCTGTTGCTGACACTGAGGATGAGATCATGCGTGACAGCGAACCcagataagatttgtgatgttggTTGCATGACACCACACCCACACTTTACAACTTTATACAACCAACCAGAGAATGATTATTAATCAGGGAAAGAACACCTTAAACTTTCTAAAAGATGAGATGCCAACAAGAACATCTATCAGCACAGGAATCTACACCGGATTGGAGTGGATCAGTGTCAGCACTGGATCATGCTCCATGATTCATTATTAACTATTAATCAGTACCATTTGCAGTCGATCACCATTGTTTAAGCAACCAATGACACTGAGATCCAATGCTAATTCCAGGATCCAAGGATATTAATATGCAGTGGCGGACCAAGAAATAAAATGGAGGATGTGCACACGTTAAGAAAACTGAAGTCTATTGCAATTAGCTTGCATGGGCATTAAAAATAAGCTAATTTTTACATGGTGAAAAAATATCTTCCAAAAATCTGGGTGTGCCATGGCACACCTGGCACACCCCCTGGGTACGCCACTGTTAATATGGGTGTGCAGCCTTTGCTGTGCCCAAGCTGCAACATCACTCAGAGAAGAGAAGGATGGCAAATAAAATGTCCACTGAGAAGATGCAGAGATCCAGATTCCACTAAAGCTCTCCTTGCTGAACAAAAGAACTAACTGATACAGTATTAATTActctccctccgttcggaaataagtGATCCAAATTCCACTAGAATTCAGAAATTGAACTAAAACAACGTCACTTCTGGCGGAAGTAATAGTAGGAATGAGTTCCTACTCTAGATTGGGATCTGTGTGTTTCAGTTTCATCTAGCATCTGCTAATAAAATAGGTCATTGCCTAGCTTCTGATTCAGAAAATCATGCCCAATTTTTTGctgaaataattaaacataaaAGAATAGTGTTACACGACATGGATATATTGTAGGCGATTCGGGCTCACACATACTCTACTAATTTCCTTTTGTGCTTCCAGAAAATTTCTAAAAAAAAAGTATCCCGAATGGAGATAGTTATATGGTGAAATGGTCATGCTTCATGAAAAAGCTCGCCTTTTTGTGGCCTGGGTGAAGAAAAAAGGACATCACATATAGTTATTTTTGACACTTCATGCTTATCATCGTAACGCAGACCACAAATGAACTCATATTCGCAGAACTTTGCGAAAAACACAGTTCATTCCATTATAATTTTTACATGCAAGATTTGTTCCCAAAATTTTGGAAACCTCAGAACACACTTGTCTGAACCTTTCAAAGTCAAAAAGAGACGTCCTATATAAACATTTACAAATCTTGCTTCGGACTTTACACAGTGGGCTGATGTAAAGACTGTGCAAGACATAGCAAACCACATCATCTACTTAGCTGCTCCTGCTCGGTTGCATTCTCGGAAAATTGCGAACTATATAACCCACTGCCCGCACATATTTATCATTACCTTAATGACAAAACAAAGTTGGGGGACATCAAACATGGCATGATCCGAAATACATTTGTTCTTAAAGCACGGTAGACCATCAAGTATTTTATAGTATAATAGGCTATAGGAGAGCAAGATTGTCCATTATCATGATGCGGCGAGGAGGCCACAACGTCTCCACTAACATCGCAAGTTAACCGAATACCTCCTCATTGCAGACTGGGCATGCCTGAATGAAAACAAAGGTGCATATATCGGAAAAAGAATCAGATAATCCTCTGAATATCAAACAACAGAGGATTGTACACCAAGATATCAGACAACAGAGAATTTTGATATGGAGTCCAGACAATGTCTGCTTTTGTCCAGCGACATGGCAGGTTAATATCAACATTCAGCATCTATTCATTGAGGACGAaaaacttatactccctccgtcccaaaataagtgtctcaagcttagtacaactttacattaaagttagtacaaagttgagtcacttattttgggatggagggagtatttgaatTGTAGCATACCAAAATAAAATCGAATActtagagaagaaaaaaaaactgagTTTTACCTTGTTAATCTTAAGCCAGCGAGTTATGCAATTTGCATGGTAACAATGGCTGCAGGGCAATCTTATCAACTTCTGTAGGCTTTTATAGCTCGATTTGCAGA encodes the following:
- the LOC123104474 gene encoding F-box protein PP2-A13, yielding MGAVGSSASRGGGTALGDLPENCVAEVMLRLNPTEICGMARLSRTFRAAASGDAVWEAKLPRNYARLLAAAAGDEEAAALEAEAIPKKEVYARLSRRNSLDGGTKEFWLDKAGGGTCMTIYSRALSITGIDDRRYWNFIPNDESRFRSVAYLSQIWWFEVRGEVEFCFPEGTYSLFFRIHLGRPFKRLGRRVYSAEHIHGWDVKPVRFQLSTSDGQQAQSKCYLTDPGVWIYHHVGDFVVKDSNEPLNIQFAMVQIDCTHTKGGLCMDSVVIKPKCLARKKGTGSYE